The genomic stretch GTGAAGGGGGCGTCGAACTGGATGGTCCAGGTGCTCAGCGCCGCACCGGTCTGATTGTTGAGCAGGAGCTGGCCTTGGTAGCCGGTGCCCCAATCGTCGGTGACTTGAAGCGTGAGCGTCAGCCCGCCGGCCATGGCGTGCGAGGTCCATCCTGCGTCGGGGTCGAGCGGCGGATCGACGGGATCTACTGGTTCGCCTGCGATCCACTCGACGAAGGCGGTGGAGAGGTCGGGGTGGCTGGCGTGCTCGTGGCCGATCTCCCAACAGCCGACACCACGGATGACGGCCGAGTTTGCCAGGACGCTGTCGGATGGAGAGAGGAGCGCGTCCATCTTTCGCTTCATCGCGTCGGGCGGTGTGAACCATTCGCCGCCGATTTCCACTTCGAGGGAGTCGGCGTTGGGAATGAAGGCTGCGGGGTTGGCGGCCCAAGTATCCCTCACTGCCGACCACGACCTGTTGTTAGATCCGTAGAAGGGGAGGCCGCAGACGATCTTGCTCGCCGGGAAGCCCTTGCCGATCGCGTAGTCGATGCCGCCCTTCACCGAGGCTTCGGGCAAGGTGTCGTTGGCCAGTGTCCACTGGACCGATCCGGGCTTGCGCATCGGACCATTGGCCGGGTTCTTCCAGTCGTAGCCGAAGTAGAAGAAGAAGTCGCAGTGCGGATGCAGCGCGGCGAAGTCGAAGCTGCCCATGAACCAGCCGGGTCCGCCGCCGAACATCACGATGTAGCGCGGGTCCTCCGCCTTCACCGTGGCATACAGCGTCTGCATCAGCAGCGTGAAATTCGCCCGTGCCGTGGCATCGGCGGGGAACTCGTAGTCGATGTCCACACCGTCGAGGTCGTGGTCATCCAAGAACGCGACGACATTGTTAGAAAATGTCTGCCGCAGCGCCGGGCTTGCGGCGATGGTCGCGAACTGGGTCGCGAGCGATGCCGGCGCGGCACCGCCGATCGATACGACGACGGACTTGTCCAGCGAATGCCCCTCCGCCACCACGGCAGGCAGGCAGCTCGAAAACGCGCCCAGTCCGGTGCCGATTGTGCCGTCCGACTTCGGTTCGGCAAAGGCGGTGATGATCACGTCGAAGGCCTCAAGGTTCGCTGCATCAAGGGCCGCAGGCAGGTCGGCGATGACCTGGTCCTGACCGTTCTCATTGCGCAGGGCATTGAGGTAGCCGAATGCCAGCGCTCTCGATGGTAATGTGGGCAGCCCCCGCAATGGACCTCCTGCGGGCGATGGTCCCTCGGTTCCCTCGGCCGGGATGGCGTCGCCCGCGAGCACGGAGTTGACCACATTGATCAATGGCGCGTCGGTGTTCGGGTTGAAGGGCAGCTTGTCATTGGTGGCCGAATCGGCGCGGAGATCGCCGAAGGCATGCCAGACGATCACGCCGCCGAGATTCTGATCGCGGACGTAGGCCGCCTTGTGACCGATGCTACGAGAGTCGTCGTAGCTGAGAAACGAGGTGCCTTTGGTGAGATACGGCACCTTCGCCACGTCGTCCCAATGCCGCGTCCAGCCGCTCCCCATGAGTTGGGTGATCCGCTGGTAGGTGGGTGTGGCATCGAAGGGTTCCCACGACGCAAAGTCGGCAGCGGTGACGATCGGGCCGTCTGGCTGCACGGTCTTGGAAATCTTCACCGTGGGTGCCCCGAGTGCCGCGGTGCCGTTGCACACCACGCCGCGGCCGTAAAAGCCGAGTCCCATCGCGATCTTCGAGCGAGGCACACCTTGGCTAATGAGATACTGCACGCTGGTGGAGCAGGCGAAGGTGGTAGTTTCCTGACCGGGGTGGGGGAAGAGCTGGGCATTGTGCCCGGCGAAATCCGACCAGCCGCCTTCGAAGTCGTAGGTCATCAGGTCGATCGAATCGAGCACGGCGGACATCGCCGGCCAATCGAAGCCGGCGAGCTTTGCCGGCGACGCCGACATGGCTGACGTGATCTCCTTGCCACTGCCGATCGCCGCGCGCAGCTCGGTGGCCAGCGTGAGGAAGTTCGCGTAGTCGGCATTCGTGCCGGTGAAGTTCATGCCGGCGAAAGCCCCGGGATACTCCCAATCGAAGTCGATGCCGTCGAAACCGAGCGCGATCAGCTTCTGGCAATCGGCGATGAAACGAGCGCGCTTCACCGGATCTGCTGCCATTTCGGGGAAGTGCTTGCACATCGACCATCCGCCGATCGCTGCCATCACCTTCACGCCTTTCGAGTGGGCGAGATCGAGGATTCCCGGAGCGGTTCCCGGCGGATGATAAGGCACTGGCAGCGGGCCGGAGAGACCGGTCGCGACGTGCTTCCAACCACCGTTGAAGGCGACGAAGCCGGCCGCTTGAACCGTGGCATTGATTTCCCACTGAGGCGTGAGGTTCCCCCAGATCAAGTGGTAGTCCCACGATGAGGAGACGTCGCCGTGCAGCAGCGGGGCGGGCTGCTGGGTGCTTCCCGCTTGATAGATGGCTTGATTCCGGTAGTCGCCGGAGTGCAGCGAGCCATCGTTCGCGACGCCGAAGAACGAAAAGTTAAGGTGGGTGTACTGCGAGTAATCGAGGTTGAGGTGATTCAGGAACCCTTGCTTCGGCAGGCCGGCACTGGTGGTCTTCCACGCATCCCATTGCGTCACGTAGCCGACCACACGCTTGGTATGATCGGCCGTGGTACGGGTCGGTTGGGAGTTTGCCCCCCATTGCGCGGAGAGCGTGGAAAGCGGCAACAGGCAAAGGAGGAGGTGGCGCAACATATTACGATCCCGAGAGGGTTTCCTGCCATCGAGCGCAGGGGAAGGAGGCGTTTCTAATGATTCTGCCCACTTTGGCAGGGCAGACCTGCTCAAGGGGCGGTGACCTTGAGATGGAGGAAGCGGCTGTTACCGCTGGCGGGAAGGCTGGCCTTCACCGTCCGTATCCCTCCGGTTTCGCCCAGCGTTTCGAATGTGATCCCGGCGTCGTCCCATCCCACCAGATTCCCCGAATGCTCGGCGAGGACTGTCACGTCCGTGGCCGACAGATTGAGCGTGTAGGTGATCGAAAGCGTGCCGTTCTCCACCACCGCGGCGGGTGAGGGGTTCGGAGCATTGGGGTTCAATCCCAATGCATACTCGATCAAGTTGACCAGTCCGTCGGCATCGGGGTCGGCGTCGTTGCCCGAGACGGTGGAGTTGCCGCTCTGGCCTTCGAATTCCTCCTCGCGCCACGCCTCAAGCGGCGCTTGCTCGTTGCCGACCTCGATCGGCATCGTCGTGTCGGAGAAGAGTCCGTGGGGATCGGTGACGCGGATCGTGAAGACGTTGACTCCGGTGTCGGTGCCTGCCGGCGTTCCGGTCAGCGAGCCATCGGCTGCGACCGCCAGCCAACTTGGCCCGGAAACTTTCGAGAAGACCATTTCGTCTCCTTCATTGGGATCGACCGCCTCCGCGGCGATCGATTCAGCGTATGCTGCATCGGCGCTGCCGGTCGGCATGACGAGGGGTCGCGAGGTGAAGAACGGCGTCAGGTTGCGGATGACTTCGACGTGAACGTTGTCGATCGCGAAATCCACCGTAAGATTGCCGTGACGAATCCCCAGTGCCTCGAACGTGGTGGTTACGGGGGTGGTGTCGCTGAACTGGATCAGCGATTCATCCACGGCTCCCGTGATCGCGATGCCAGTTGCGGTGCGGGTCAAGGTGAGCGCCAGCGTGTGCGGTTCCTGATCGTTGATCGATGCCCTGCTGCCGGAAGTCAGACCGGTGACGGTCGCTCCGGAGCCGAAGCCGTTATCCGCGCCGGTGTCCTCGGCCAGCGACCAGCCGGTCGCGCCGCCGACGCCTTGTTGCACCAGGAAACCGTCGCCCGCCGCATTGTAGAGGCCGAAGCGCAAGCCGGAGCCGACGCTCGTGGGAGCCTGCGTGTAGCGGAAGTCGAGGCTCAGCCGCAGGCTATCGCCCGGCTGCGAAAGGGATACGGCGGAGAAGTTCGCACGGGTCAGCGGGAAGGTGCCGGTGTTATCGGTCGTCAGAGCGTTGCCGCTGCCGAGGGTGGCGTCGTCCGCTACCGACAAGGTCCCGCCGCTGGTGGACCACGCAGCGTCGTCCGGATCATCGGCATCGTTGCCCGAGGAGGGTGCGACGCCCACGTCGAAGCTATCCTCGACTGCGTGAGCCAAGGTCTCATCGTCAGCGATGGTCACCGTCGCACTGGCCGGCGAGGCCACGGCATAGGCGGCATTCGGGGAGAGCGAAAGCACCACCGTCTCGTCATCCTCGAACAGGCCATCGTCGATCGGAACCAGCGGCAGCAGCACGCTGGCTTGTCCTGCCGGAATCACCGCGCTGCCAGTGGATTCGAAGTAGTCCTCGCCGGCAACTGCGGTTCCGCCAAACGAATAGAGAACCGTCAGATCGCCGGTGGCGGGGCCGCCACGGGTAATGAGGAACCCGCCGGGCATCTCGCCGAACTCGCGGGCGAGGGGTTGGGTTGCGGTCACCGTGAGAGGATGGCCGACATTCACCACCAGCGAGGCATCCGCGAAGACGCCGTGCTGATCGGTGAGGCGAATGGTGAAGTTGTTAGCTCCTGCGTTTACCGAGCCCGGCGTGCCGGTGAAGCTGCCATTGGCGGCCACGCTCAACCACGACGGACCAGCGGTCTTGGCGAAGGTGAAGGTATCGCCTGGGTTTGGATCCGAAGCATCGCTGGCCAGCGAGCCCGCGAACAAGGTGTCTAGCACCGCCGACTTCACCAACGGGCTTGAGGTGAATGCCGGTGCGAGATTCGGACTGAATTCCACCCTCACGTTGTCGAGACGGAAATCAACGGTCTGGTTGCCGTTCGCGATGAAGACGGTATCGAAGCTGGTAATGACCGGCGTGGTGTCGGTGCCCGAGTGAACGACGCCATCGATATTCGACGTGGCGAGGATGCCGGTCGCCATGCGCGTCAGCTTTAGCGACATCGTGTGCTTCGCCTGGTCGTTGAGCGTCGCCTTGCTGCCGCTGTGGAAGGTGGTCATGGACCCACCTGAACCGAAGGCACCGCTTGGTGACTCGAGCAGGCTGAGGCCTGTGTTTCCTCCGGTCCCGTGATGGATGCAGAAGCCCGCGCCGGCCGCATTGTAGAGGCCGATGCGGAGGCCGCCGCCCATGTCGGTCGGCGCGGCAGTGTAGCGGAAATTGAAGCTCAGGGTGATCGAGTCGCCATTCACGGGAAGCGCGCGTGCGGCGAAGGCTCCCTTGGCGCCACTGAAGGATGAAGTGACGTCGACATTCAGCGCCTTGCCGGTCGCCAGCGTGGTGTCACTGGCAACTGTGAGCGTGGCGCCGCTGCCGGTCCACGCGGCATCGAAGGCGTCGTCGCCGTCGTTGCCGGGAGTCGCGGTCGCGCTGTCGAAGCCGTCGTTCATGCGGACGAACAAGCTCTCGTCGTCCGCCAGGGTCACGGTCGCGGCGGATGTCGCCCCGAAGGCATAGGCGGGGGATGCCAATAAGGTGAGAGTCACCGTTTCCGCTGGCTCTAACAGAGCGTCATCCAGCGGCGTGATCGTCATGGTCGCGCTCGACTGGCCCACGGGGATCACGACCGAGGTGCCCGCCGAAGCATAGTCGCTGCCTGCAGTCGCCGTGCCTGAAACGTTGAAAGCAACAGCTAGTTCGGAGGTCGTGGGGCCGCTGCGCGTGATGGTGAAAGTGCCGGTGGAGAGATCGTCTTCGCTCGCCGAGGAATCGATGGCGGAGATGCTCACCGGATAGGCGACGGGGATCGACATGGTGGCTTCGGCATCCAGGCCGGTCGCATTCGTCACCCGCACGCCGAAGGTGTTGATGCCGGCATCTCCTGCTGCGGGTGTGCCGGTGAGATTGCCGTTGGCGGCGATGCTCAGCCAAGCCGGGCCGCTGGTCTTCTCATAAACGTTGCTCGGGTGGGGAGTCGTCACGTTCGCCACCACTGACCCCGAGTAGGCCATGCCAATGCCGGCCGTGGGCTTGGTGAAGGGATCGCTGTCGAAGGCTGGGGGCATCAGTTGGAAAGCTTCCACCTTGACGTTGTCGATGCGGTGGTCGCCGGTGATGTTCCCGTTGGTGATGGTCGCGTGGTCGAAGGCGTTGATCGGCGGCGTCGCGTCCGTCACGGTGAGTGAAACGCCATCAACGGTAGCGGTCACCCGAATGCCTGTGGCTGTCTTTTCCAACAAGAACGCCATCGAGTGGTTCGCCTGGTCGTTGATCGTGGCCTTGGATCCGGATGTCAGCGTGGTCAGGCCGCCGAAGCCGAAGGAGCCGTCGGCACCGCTGTCTTCCAAGAGCGACCAGCTTCCATTGCCGCCGGTTCCGTGGTGGACCATGTAGCCATCGCCGACGTTGTTGAAGAAGCCGAAGCGGAAGCCCGCCCCGAGGTTGCCAGGCGCTTGCGTGTAGCGGAAGTCAAAGGAGAGCTTCAGCGCGTCTCCGACATTCACCAGCGCACGGCCGGCAAAGGCAGTGTCCGAGCCCGCGTAGGTATTGCCGTCGATATTGAGTGCGTTGCCGCCGCCCAGCGTGGCGTCGGAAGCGATCGAGAGCTGCGAATTCGGCAGCCAGTTGGCATCGAGCGCTTCCGAGGGATCATTGCCGGCGGTCGCATTGAAGGTGTCGTTCACCAGGGTCGCGAACGGCTCTGCATGGTTGAGACTCACTTGGTCAAAGGCCACGCCGCCGAGGGAGGCATCCACATGGCTGGTGACGGCCAAGCCCGCTTGGATCGACGTCGCCATCGGAATCGTTGCGGTGCTCACCTGTGTCCACGCGATGCCATCGGCAGAAACGTAGGCCGTCATCAGGTTGCTGCTGCGCGTGAGCCGGACCCAATTGTTGATTCCGGCATTCAAGGCGGGGCCGTTGACATTGGTCGAGGTGCCGCCGCTGGTCGTGCGGTATTGGAAGGCGAAGCCATTCGAGGGCGTGGCAAAGATCGAAGCGTGGGCAGCACCCGCTCCAGTGCCATCGCGCAGCATCACCCCGGCCTTGGCATAGCCGTTGGTGTTCGCTTGTCCCTTCACCCGTGCCCGGATGTCGCAGTCGCCGTTGGTAGTCTGGCGGACGAAGCGGAATTCATCCGCCGTGCCCCAGATATCGGCACCGGATCCGTAAACGACATAGGTGCCGCCTTCGGCACCGGCATCCCCGGCCGTGCCCACGGTGCCAATGTCCGACGATGTCCACAGGGGCGGCAGGGGTGGCAGCGCCACCGGATTCACGTAGGCCTTCGCGATGCCTTGGTAGCCCGCGGTATCCTGGATGCGATAGTTGAAGTGGTCGTAGCCGGAGCTGAACTTCGGAGGCGCGTAGTAGATCAATTGATCCCGGCCGGAAGGGCCGGTGCCGGGCGATCTGACAACGAGCGACCGCATCGTGGAAGCCATGTCGGCGGAGACCAGCGTGACTGCCTCGCCATTGCTATCGCTGTCGTTGGCGAGCACGTCGATCACCGTGGAGAGCGCGCCGGAACTCATCGTCACGCGGTCGCCAAAGGCGCGCGGGGGCAGGGGGGATGGATAGGCGCCGAGGTTGTCGAGCACACTCGCTTTCGAGTTGCGGTGATTGATGATCTTGGTGGCCTCGGGACTGGAGAAGCGGGCCAGTGAGTTGTCCGACATGATCGTCGGTCCTTCCGGCTTGCCGTCGCCCTCGTAGTGGCTCGATGACCAATTGTGGCCGAGTTCATGTCGCCACGCGGAAAGGAAGTCGCCGCTCGATGTTGCACCGGTGATGCTGTAGCGGCTCGATGAACCGATGACCCCGACCGACGCAAGACCACCGCCCACGCCCGGCCGGACCAACGAGGCGACATCGTGGGCACTCGCTCCGAGAATCGGCGGCAAGGTGGTATTCCACTGCGTCTTCATCGTATTGAGCAAGACGCTCCACTCTGAGACGGTTGACGTTGGCAGTGCCTGATAGGGACACTTCGCGGCATCGGTGCGGACGACGATCCGGCCGAGCCGGTGGAGGATGGCGGTGTCGCGCAGGTAGACGATGTTCGCCTTCATCGCGCAGAACTCCACCATATCGATCAGGTTGACCATGTTCGATCCGACCGCTTGCCACTCGCGGTAGCTGGCATCGATACCGAGTTCCGCGGCCTTCACGGCCGACCCCGCACCACCGGCACCCACGCCAGTGGTGGGATAAACATTGGGCGTCCAATCGCCGCCGCCCGCACTGGCCGAGGTGCCGCTGCTGCTCCACGTCTTGCCATCTTCAAAGGCGATGTAGGACCAGAAGGTGCCATTCGCCTTCTGGTAGCCCGCGGCGATCGCACCGGGGCGACCGGTCACCGTGCCGATGTAGGTCCGCGGCACGTCTGCGGTGTAGGTCGTGAAGTTGCCGGTCGCGTCCTGGACCTTCACGTTGTAATTCGTGCTGCGGATCGGATGCAGCGTGAAGTTCACCGTCAGCGTGGTGGAACCGTTGGTGAGGTTCTTCGTGACCGTGGCGGGTGGGGCCTGCGCGAGTGCCGGCAGGGCAGTGAGGAGGAAGAAAAGAAAGGCTTTCACAGGCTCGAGGGTTTGCATGTGGGCTCCGGGCATTCCCGCACTATTGGACAGGTTGACGGATTTTCTCGCAGGCCGGTAGTGGGCAATTCTGCCGACTCCCCAAGGAGGGGGATTGAAGATTGAATCTCATCTCACACAGTCGCCGCGTGAGGCGGCCCGCCCCTTCTCAGAATGAAATCCGTCCTGCTGTTTTCCGCCCTGGTTCTTTCCGCTCACGCCAACGACTGGCGTCTCGTGTGGTTCGAAGACTTCAATCGCGCCGGTGCTCCCGATCCCACGAAGTGGACCTACGAAAAGGGCTTCGTGCGAAATCAGGAGCTCCAGTTCTACGCTGACAACCGCCGTGAGAATGCGCGGGTCGAGGGCGGACGCCTCGTGATCGAGGCTCGCAAGGAGGTCTTTCCGAACCCGGTGTTCAAGGAAGGAGCCGCGGAGTGGATGAAAGCCCGCAAGGAAGCCCAGTATACCTCGGCCTCAGTCATCACGAAGGGCCTGCAGGCCTTCCACTACGGAAAGATCGAGGTATCTGCGAAGCTACCGGCCGGCAAGGGCGTCTGGCCGGCGATCTGGATGCACGGCAACAACAAGGGCAACAGCCGCTGGCCGATGTGCGGCGAGATCGACATCATGGAATTCGTCAGCCACCGGCCCGGCGAGGTCCACCGAACCATCCACTTCGCCAAGCCCGGCACGACCACCCACCAGAAGCTAGGAGGCAGCATCAAGGTCAGCACCCTGCACACCAAATTCCATGTCTACGGCGTGGAGTGGAACGAGAAGACCATCACCTTCCTCTTCGACGGGAAGCCCTATCATACGGTCGATCTCGATGCCGCCGGTGCGGGAGCGGAGAATCCATTCCGCAAGTCCGGTGCGTTTTACCTGATGCTCAATCTCGCCGTCGGCGGCACCTGGGGCAAGGAGCCCGACCCCAAGGCGTATCCGCAGAAGTTCGAGATCGATTGGGTGAAGGCATGGGAGAAAAAGTGACATCGAGCTAGCGGCAGCGGCGCAGCGGGACGAGTAGACCCAACCCACCGAGCATGGCGGCGCGGGGCTCCGGCACGATAGCCAGCAGGGTGCCACTCGCTCCAATCGAGACATTGCCCAAGGTTCCGTTCCCAACGAGGGTGCCGACCGCCTCCTCGGCACCGGAGGCGGAGAAGCTCTCGCCGCGGGAGGTCGAGGTGCTGGAGTTCCTGGTGAAGGGGCTGGCCTACAAGGAGGTCGCCGCCGAACTCGGCATCAGCTATTCCACCGTCCACCGCCACATCGAGGGCATCTACAAGAAGCTCCACGTCCACTCACGGAGCCATGCGGTGGCGAAGCATCTGGGTGCCTGAAGGTATGAGCCCGTGCGGGTCACTCAGTGGTCAACTGCACCTTGTCGAATTGCGCCTGCTGCCAGCCGGCGGCGGGGGAATGGCTGAAGTTCATGCGGATCTGGAGCGGTTGGCCGATCAGCGGATCGCCGATGGCCGGCGAGGTCCACACATAGGTCTTCTCGGTGAAGCCCGTGGGGAGCGACACGCTGGTGAACGAGGTGAAGGTGCCCACGGGGATTCCATTGGCGGTGAGGCCGAAGCTGCCGTCCGGTTGACGGTCGCCCGTGGCGCGCTGCGCGAAGATAATGCGGAGCGTGTAGGTGGTGTCCGGCGCGATGGTGCCGACGGCGGCGGAAGTCGCGGTGGCGCCGCCGGAATTGCCGATGTTGATGTAGGCGACCTGATCGCCATGCCCCCCCAGTGCGGTGAGTCGTGACCCCTCGGCACCGGAAGTTCCGAAGCGGTTGTCGCGGATCTCCTCGACGCCCCAGTTGACGCCGCTGGAGAATGTCCAGCCGTCGGGATTGCCGTTCGAATACGCGGGGCTTTGGCCGGTGCGATCCGGTGATTCAAAGCTGGCGTTCGGGACCAGTGGCGGAGGCGAGGGGAGCAAGGCGGCACGCAGGCGGATGAAGAGCTTGTCCGCGAGGGTTTCCACGACTTCCACCCACTTGCTGCCATCGGCTTCCTCGTGCAAGACCAAGCCATCGACGCCGTCTTGAACCGGCTGCCAACCGTCAGTGCCAAGGGAGTCCTTCTGATATTCCACCACCAGCACGGCATCGGCGACCGCCCGCGGGTGGTAGCGATAGATCGGCAAACCGTCCTCCTCTTTCAACAGCGCTTGCAGGGCGGCTGCATCGGCTCGCAGCGGGTCGGTGTCTTCCAGCAGGTATTCGATCAGATTCGGCAAGTGGTCATGGTCGAGATCCGCTTCGGGATCGGCCTCGCTGCCAGTCAGGCCGGCGATGGTTGCCCAGCCGCCGTAGTGCGAGGGGTCGGGCGGCAAGCCGACAGTGACCGATGCCGTGTCGAGGTGAACGACAGCATTTTCAGAAGCCAGGCGCATCCACACCTGCGTGCCGGCCGGAAGCCCGGACAGGTCAACATAGCCACTGCGTTGGCGCGCCGTGCCAGTCCATGCCGGCAAGGTGCGCGAATCGAATGCCGGCAGGCTGGCGATATCGCTGCCCGCGGCACCGGCGAATCGTCCGTCCCATGCATGGAAGCTCACCCTGACCGCACCGCCGCCGCCACTGATCGCGCTTTGCTCGAAGGCCCAGCGGAGATGGGTGCCCTGGGCCGGATCATAGCTTCCCAAGTTCTGATAGATCGCGGCACCAGCATCGATCTCGGCGAGCTTTCCAGTAGCACCGCCACCATCGATGAAGCGCACTGCTCCCGCCGGCGTGCCGAACCACGGGCTAGTCGGATTCTGCTCGAAGCCGCCATCGGTCACCGCGAGAGCCGGTGTGGTGGCGTTCACCACGGTGTTGCCAGTAATCGAGAGGTTGGTGGTGTTGCTGGTTGAGACGAGGCTCGATGCTGCCGGCGTGGTGCCGTTGCGCATGCGGAAGAGATTTCCGGAGAACACGAGATCGTCCGTGGACTTCGCATCTGCGGCTCCATTGCCGGAGAGCGTGAAGACATTGCCTTCCACTGTGATGTTCTTGTGCACCGGTCCGCCGTGGGTGGTGTTCTCCGGATTGATGTGGATCACCCGCTCGGCGCATTCGTAGAAGGAGTTGCCGCGCACGGTGAGATCATGAACGGGGCCTGATTCATACCAGCCAGCGGCATCATCCTCGATGAGGATGGCGTGCATCTGGGTGCGGAAGAAACGGTTGCCCTGGATCAAGATCGGCCGCCGGGTGGTGAGCAGGATGCCGCGGGT from Luteolibacter arcticus encodes the following:
- a CDS encoding right-handed parallel beta-helix repeat-containing protein; the protein is MIHSLRPLLALSVAISWSATAAETTISVATHGASPDSGQDATVAFRQAIAAAKAVGGPVTLAIPPGRYDFDLASSTVRDCHTSNSTESGSPQRHIALDFTDIDDLTLDGPGATLMMRGQMTMLVAERCQGFTVRGVEFDFERPTFSEITAVEKGTSHWIGAVHSDSDYQIVGGNSLRWIGPGMDTGYDQIQRYDPATRTVTRNNNDPIGAPTAVTELGGGRLRFDGGNLGNVVPGITYQFRRARRNEVGMWFNRCSDVVMEDVSVRAMHGFGILAQFTENVTYSRLTIAPKPGSGRTCSSPADVLHFSGCKGTVRILDSTLSAAHDDALNVHGTHLRVVAQDAPNQLRLRFMHHQSWGFEAFVPGDQIELLRRATLLPYESATVTAVQKTSDYEQVITLDKDVTGVTLNSDAVENVTWTPAVEMINCDIAQIPTRGILLTTRRPILIQGNRFFRTQMHAILIEDDAAGWYESGPVHDLTVRGNSFYECAERVIHINPENTTHGGPVHKNITVEGNVFTLSGNGAADAKSTDDLVFSGNLFRMRNGTTPAASSLVSTSNTTNLSITGNTVVNATTPALAVTDGGFEQNPTSPWFGTPAGAVRFIDGGGATGKLAEIDAGAAIYQNLGSYDPAQGTHLRWAFEQSAISGGGGAVRVSFHAWDGRFAGAAGSDIASLPAFDSRTLPAWTGTARQRSGYVDLSGLPAGTQVWMRLASENAVVHLDTASVTVGLPPDPSHYGGWATIAGLTGSEADPEADLDHDHLPNLIEYLLEDTDPLRADAAALQALLKEEDGLPIYRYHPRAVADAVLVVEYQKDSLGTDGWQPVQDGVDGLVLHEEADGSKWVEVVETLADKLFIRLRAALLPSPPPLVPNASFESPDRTGQSPAYSNGNPDGWTFSSGVNWGVEEIRDNRFGTSGAEGSRLTALGGHGDQVAYINIGNSGGATATSAAVGTIAPDTTYTLRIIFAQRATGDRQPDGSFGLTANGIPVGTFTSFTSVSLPTGFTEKTYVWTSPAIGDPLIGQPLQIRMNFSHSPAAGWQQAQFDKVQLTTE